A DNA window from Primulina tabacum isolate GXHZ01 chromosome 12, ASM2559414v2, whole genome shotgun sequence contains the following coding sequences:
- the LOC142520169 gene encoding uncharacterized protein LOC142520169 yields the protein MGNSARSNTMPPKRKVQEGESSKGKAPAVEGEGSAPRPIDDFAQLLQQQAKVHGEQIQQLLEMQRTTHEQAQAQAIVHRHGPVQTDVYDRFRRLNPPEFMGSTDPAVAEEWIKSMESIFSYLHMEDADKVTCAIFLLTKHARIWWESARVALPVGPLTCGTFKTVFYNKYFSKDVRAKKASDFLNLKQGTMSMTEYIQQFEAGVQYVPYIAQDDTSKGENFMRGLRSKIKRDVRMSKVATYGEIVERALMAEQDEQDIDRDRHQRRQQYFQKSQGTGQGKKTDNRGTRLEESRGKGPPPRKEQDRPPCPKCGKLHGGECMQGSNVCYRCKKPGHLAKNCPGSSEKVQGRLFSMTKEEVDADTSMITCMFLISGITAIVLLDSGATHSFISESFVRRLGITASTTETQLAIALPSGQELQTDQIVRGCPIYVQGHQMLVNYYRRGVKDIYHLC from the exons ATGGGGAACTCGGCAA GATCAAACACGATGCCACCTAAACGTAAGGTACAGGAAGGAGAGTCATCTAAGGGCAAGGCCCCAGCAGTCGAAGGTGAGGGCAGTGCACCACGACCTATAGATGATTTTGCTCAGCTGCTCCAACAACAAGCGAAAGTTCATGGGGAGCAGATACAACAATTACTGGAGATGCAACGGACTACACATGAGCAGGCACAAGCACAAGCCATAGTACACCGACATGGGCCTGTTCAAACCGATGTTTATGATCGTTTCCGACGTCTGAATCCTCCTGAATTCATGGGAAGCACTGAtccagcagtagcagaagaGTGGATTAAGTCAATGGAGTCCATCTTCTCCTAtcttcatatggaagatgcTGATAAAGTCACTTGTGCTATCTTTTTGTTAACAAAGCATGCAAggatatggtgggagagtgctaGAGTTGCATTACCGGTTGGACCATTGACATGTGGAACTTTCAAAACTGTGTTTTACAACAAGTATTTCAGTAAAGATGTACGAGCCAAGAAAGCCAGTGACTTCTTGAATTTGAAGCAAGGGACCATGTCAATGACGGAATACATACAACAATTTGAGGCCGGagtccaatatgtaccatatattgcacAAGATGACACCAGTAAGGGCGAAAATTTCATGCGGGGACTTCGCTctaaaattaaaagagatgtaCGAATGTCGAAAGTTGCTACGTATGGGGAGATAGTGGAAAGAGCACTCATGGCTGAACAGGATGAGCAAGACATTGACAGAGACAGGCATCAACGAAGGCAGCAGTACTTTCAGAAGAGTCAAGGAACAGGACAAGGCAAAAAGACCGATAACAGAGGTACTAGACTAGAGGAATCACGTGGAAAGGGTCCCCCTCCACGTAAAGAACAAGACAGACCACCTTGTCCTAAATGTGGCAAACTTCATGGCGGGGAATGTATGCAAGGTTCTAATGTCTGTTATCGTTGCAAGAAGCCAGGGCATCTCGCCAAGAATTGTCCAGGAAGTTCTGAGAAAGTACAGGGACGCCTTTTCTCCATGACCAAAGAAGAAGTGGATGCGGATACATCGATGATCACCTGTATGTTCTTGATTTCAGGTATTactgctattgttttactagattcaggagccacacATTCCTTTATTTCGGAATCGTTTGTAAGGAGACTGGGCATTACAGCAAGTACAACAGAGACACAACTCGCTATAGCCTTACCTTCCGGGCAAGAATTACAGACAGATCAGATTGTGCGAGGGTGTCCAATATATGTCCAAGGCCATCAGAT GCTTGTAAATTACTACAGAaggggtgtcaaggatatttaTCATCTGTGTTAA